A genome region from Myripristis murdjan chromosome 16, fMyrMur1.1, whole genome shotgun sequence includes the following:
- the LOC115373799 gene encoding transmembrane protein 238-like yields the protein MAPKYEGLSHCKLALVFAVLMDLLGVTSLLLGVFAPLEIRGQDFGDLLVYSGALLVLLSLGGWVMWYSGNIEGLTSRKELGGTVGGAVDRLARSLSRRIRIPRSHSSPS from the coding sequence ATGGCTCCCAAGTATGAAGGCTTGTCCCACTGTAAGCTGGCCCTGGTGTTTGCTGTGCTGATGGATCTGCTGGGTGTGACATCCCTGCTGCTGGGGGTCTTTGCTCCACTGGAGATCAGGGGGCAGGATTTTGGAGACCTGCTGGTGTACTCAGGAgccctgctggtgctgctgtccCTGGGAGGCTGGGTCATGTGGTACAGTGGAAACATCGAGGGTCTGACTTCTAGAAAGGAGTTGGGAGGAACTGTAGGTGGAGCTGTGGACCGCCTTGCCCGCTCCCTGAGCCGCAGGATACGGATCCCCAGGAGTCACAGCAGCCCATCATAG
- the LOC115373797 gene encoding C-Jun-amino-terminal kinase-interacting protein 4 isoform X1 → MECGESILCGAGEQELDPNTVSEEAGKLYSELQTVIETHGADVVESLVPILVWVLEGLASCRAQLREREEEAEKEKVEREELLERYQAEKALRRESQERYLELDDQIEQERRAAKGREKERERRERELEKKAREQADQLVALEEQRANLGRELSTLRHTHNKLTHMYRELLDKKKDSERDSPLRNHVRLKSSELSANQGLLDSNVHDKTAPRPDSHSPVEDPAAKEGKVIDIAPKSATDSSFIDDIISSTPELTRFHGNLHTSSPITVKSDEASRDESTTSLEEEMREVTDKEEEQKKEEGQEGEKQERDEEEEVLEEDDSMEWELRNTDSVFSELSELSRDYVESVDRGASVRGSGDQFEEIVSKYEELKHTHELVDAARKALISRVEELTNDRSALQMEVTTLQETVSRLESRMKEMEEETKRLRKELEVFQSQDPDASLPTSLRRFSRSEMARVVMEKNQYKERLFELQEAFRRSQALRATKEERMTEERRSSVWRKFNRLFGISKEPLIPPPAAAFALPTSPALSRSPLGSPQLRAVGQTQADSASPAALSPRVRRRELYREIRSHIWRTLGKRQMHGWSMPLSHTQESQELAPEPKDVPVLMQLRLLDQRDSTAKLHCAVAVTPEISGEATCSVWVVSGPASSSDITVIDPARSNTVLDQFSLPPTSPALCICAVPPMGDTSGTVWIGTQEGSVLVHSASAGRRRCLQSVSLTEGIYSLTYSQSQVIAGLADGTLAFFSHNSGGWDLQSHKVVALGSTPLQPIRCCLAKSGRLWVGYWNRVHVVNQESQKVEQTFSVSERSEQQVRFLCAGGSGVWTSCRLDPVLRLFDWATGRPLQEVDFTTLVTKTLGPAFLTLSTLQISSLTIISGRLWVGTGSGAIFSIPLSITSEAVSIPYCSIASAQLCYHGHRQSVRFIIAAPDCLNTSSGSSTVTTSQLILSGGEGYINFRIGDDATDVSGELPQSTPQRSERSHMIIWQSPTLLVPSPAL, encoded by the exons ATGGAGTGTGGTGAGAGTATCCTGTGTGGGGCAGGAGAGCAAGAGCTGGACCCCAACACTGTGAGTGAGGAGGCAGGAAAACTGTATTCAGAACTGCAG ACAGTTATTGAGACCCACGGTGCAGATGTCGTGGAGTCGCTGGTCCCAATCCTGGTGTGGGTCCTGGAGGGACTGGCCAGCTGCAGAGcccagctgagagagagggaggaggaggcggagaagGAGAAAGTGGAGCgcgaggagctgctggagagaTACCAAGCAGAGAAAGCACTGAGGAGAGAAAGTCAAGAG AGGTATCTAGAATTGGATGACCAAATTGAGCAGGAAAGGAGGGCCGCAAAGggaagggaaaaggagagagagcggcgagagagagagctagagaaGAAAGCGAGAGAACAAGCAGATCAGT TGGTGGCCttggaggagcagagggctAATCTGGGTAGAGAACTGAGCACACTGAGGCACACTCACAACAAG TTGACTCACATGTATCGAGAACTGTTAGACAAGAAAAAGGATTCTGAAAGAGATTCTCCATTAAG GAATCATGTGCGTCTCAAGAGCTCTGAATTATCAGCCAACCAAGGCCTTTTGGATTCCAATGTCCATGATAAG ACTGCTCCAAGACCAGACTCGCACTCCCCTGTGGAAGATCCAGCAGCCAAAGAAGGAAAGGTGATTGACATTGCACCAAAATCTGCTACAGATTCATCTTTTAtcgatgacatcatcagctcCACCCCAGAACTGACACGCTTCCATGGCAATCTGCACACTAG CAGCCCAATTACAGTGAAAAGTGATGAGGCGTCAAGAGACGAATCCACAACCAgcttggaggaggagatgagggaagtgacagacaaggaggaggaacagaagaaagaagaagggcaggaaggagaaaagcaagagagagacgaggaggaggaagtgttgGAGGAAGATGATAGCATGGAGTGGGAATTACGCAACACTgactctgtgttttctgaacTGTCAGAGCTGAGTCGAGATTATGTGGAGAGTGTAGACCGTGGAGCCAGTGTCAGAG gAAGTGGCGACCAGTTTGAGGAGATTGTTTCAAAGTACGAGGAACTGAAACACACCCA CGAGTTAGTGGATGCAGCCCGTAAAGCTCTGATATCTCGGGTGGAGGAGCTGACCAATGACCGTTCAGCTCTTCAAATGGAAGTGACTACTCTCCAAGAAACAGTCTCCCGATTAGAAAGCAGGatgaaggagatggaggaggaaactAAGAG ACTTCGGAAAGAGCTGGAAGTATTTCAATCTCAAGATCCTGAT GCCTCTCTACCCACATCCTTGCGCCGCTTCTCTCGTTCTGAAATGGCTCGTGTGGTCATGGAGAAGAACCAATACAAGGAGCGTCTTTTTGAGCTGCAGGAGGCATTTAGACGTAGTCAGGCTCTTCG TGCAACAAAAGAAGAGCGGATGACGGAGGAGAGAAGGTCAAGTGTTTGGAGAAA GTTCAACCGCTTGTTTGGCATATCAAAGGAGCCCTTGATCCCGCCGCCTGCTGCAGCATTTGCCCTGCCAACATCCCCAGCACTCAGTCGCTCTCCTCTGGGGTCTCCACAACTACGGGCTGTCGGTCAGACTCAGGCTGA TTCtgcttctcctgctgctctttCACCACGCGTCAGGAGGAGGGAGCTCTACAGAGAAATTCGCTCTCACATTTGGAGAACACTGGGAAAACGACAGATGCACGGCTGGAGCAtgccactgtcacacacacag GAATCCCAGGAACTTGCCCCTGAGCCCAAAGATGTGCCTGTCCTAATGCAGCTCAGACTGCTGGATCAGCGAGACTCCACAGCTAAG ctgcactgtgcTGTTGCAGTCACACCTGAGATCTCAGGAGAGGCCACG TGCTCTGTGTGGGTAGTTTCTGGCCCTGCCTCcagcagtgacatcacagtGATTGATCCAGCACGGTCCAATACAGTACTGGATCAGTTCAGCCTCCCCCccacctctcctgctctctgcaTCTGTGCCGTGCCTCCCATGG GTGACACGTCAGGAACAGTGTGGATTGGAACTCAGGAAGGAAG TGTGCTGGTACACTCAGCCTCCGCAGGCAGGAGGCGCTGTCTGCAGTCTGTTTCCCTAACAGAGGGTATTTATTCACTCAC GTATTCCCAGAGTCAAGTTATAGCTGGCTTAGCAGACGGGACATTAGCATTTTTCTCACACAACTCAG GTGGCTGGGATCTACAATCACACAAAGTAGTGGCCCTTGGATCAACGCCTTTGCAGCCCATTCGCTGTTGCCTTGCAAAAAGTGGCCGCTTGTGGGTGGGATACTGGAACCGGGTCCACGTGGTCAACCAAGAAAGCCAGAAAGTTGAG CAAACATTCTCAGTATCGGAGCGCAGTGAGCAGCAGGTGCGTTTCCTGTGTGCTGGTGGAAGTGGTGTTTGGACGTCCTGCAGGCTTGACCCAGTCCTCAGGTTATTTGACTGGGCCACAGGACGACCACTACAGGAAGTTGATTTTACCACTCTGGTCACTAAAACATTAG gcCCAGCCTTCCTCACACTTTCGACTCTTCAGATCTCCTCTCTCACAATCATCTCTGGGCGTCTGTGGGTGGGCACAGGAAGCGGTGCCATCTTCTCCATCCCTTTGTCTATAA CATCGGAGGCGGTTTCCATCCCATACTGCTCAATTGCATCAGCCCAGCTGTGTTACCATGGACACAGGCAATCTGTCAGATTCATCATTGCTGCACCTG ACTGTTTGAACACTTCGTctggcagcagcactgttacTACCTCTCAGCTCATCCTCAGTGGAGGTGAGGGCTACATCAACTTCCGAATCG GGGATGACGCAACTGACGTATCAGGAGAGTTACCACAATCAACACCTCAGCGGTCTGAACGCAGTCATATGATCATCTGGCAGAGTCCCACCCTCTTGGTGCCCAGCCCCGCCCTCTGA
- the LOC115373797 gene encoding C-Jun-amino-terminal kinase-interacting protein 4 isoform X2 codes for MECGESILCGAGEQELDPNTVSEEAGKLYSELQTVIETHGADVVESLVPILVWVLEGLASCRAQLREREEEAEKEKVEREELLERYQAEKALRRESQERYLELDDQIEQERRAAKGREKERERRERELEKKAREQADQLVALEEQRANLGRELSTLRHTHNKLTHMYRELLDKKKDSERDSPLRNHVRLKSSELSANQGLLDSNVHDKTAPRPDSHSPVEDPAAKEGKVIDIAPKSATDSSFIDDIISSTPELTRFHGNLHTSPITVKSDEASRDESTTSLEEEMREVTDKEEEQKKEEGQEGEKQERDEEEEVLEEDDSMEWELRNTDSVFSELSELSRDYVESVDRGASVRGSGDQFEEIVSKYEELKHTHELVDAARKALISRVEELTNDRSALQMEVTTLQETVSRLESRMKEMEEETKRLRKELEVFQSQDPDASLPTSLRRFSRSEMARVVMEKNQYKERLFELQEAFRRSQALRATKEERMTEERRSSVWRKFNRLFGISKEPLIPPPAAAFALPTSPALSRSPLGSPQLRAVGQTQADSASPAALSPRVRRRELYREIRSHIWRTLGKRQMHGWSMPLSHTQESQELAPEPKDVPVLMQLRLLDQRDSTAKLHCAVAVTPEISGEATCSVWVVSGPASSSDITVIDPARSNTVLDQFSLPPTSPALCICAVPPMGDTSGTVWIGTQEGSVLVHSASAGRRRCLQSVSLTEGIYSLTYSQSQVIAGLADGTLAFFSHNSGGWDLQSHKVVALGSTPLQPIRCCLAKSGRLWVGYWNRVHVVNQESQKVEQTFSVSERSEQQVRFLCAGGSGVWTSCRLDPVLRLFDWATGRPLQEVDFTTLVTKTLGPAFLTLSTLQISSLTIISGRLWVGTGSGAIFSIPLSITSEAVSIPYCSIASAQLCYHGHRQSVRFIIAAPDCLNTSSGSSTVTTSQLILSGGEGYINFRIGDDATDVSGELPQSTPQRSERSHMIIWQSPTLLVPSPAL; via the exons ATGGAGTGTGGTGAGAGTATCCTGTGTGGGGCAGGAGAGCAAGAGCTGGACCCCAACACTGTGAGTGAGGAGGCAGGAAAACTGTATTCAGAACTGCAG ACAGTTATTGAGACCCACGGTGCAGATGTCGTGGAGTCGCTGGTCCCAATCCTGGTGTGGGTCCTGGAGGGACTGGCCAGCTGCAGAGcccagctgagagagagggaggaggaggcggagaagGAGAAAGTGGAGCgcgaggagctgctggagagaTACCAAGCAGAGAAAGCACTGAGGAGAGAAAGTCAAGAG AGGTATCTAGAATTGGATGACCAAATTGAGCAGGAAAGGAGGGCCGCAAAGggaagggaaaaggagagagagcggcgagagagagagctagagaaGAAAGCGAGAGAACAAGCAGATCAGT TGGTGGCCttggaggagcagagggctAATCTGGGTAGAGAACTGAGCACACTGAGGCACACTCACAACAAG TTGACTCACATGTATCGAGAACTGTTAGACAAGAAAAAGGATTCTGAAAGAGATTCTCCATTAAG GAATCATGTGCGTCTCAAGAGCTCTGAATTATCAGCCAACCAAGGCCTTTTGGATTCCAATGTCCATGATAAG ACTGCTCCAAGACCAGACTCGCACTCCCCTGTGGAAGATCCAGCAGCCAAAGAAGGAAAGGTGATTGACATTGCACCAAAATCTGCTACAGATTCATCTTTTAtcgatgacatcatcagctcCACCCCAGAACTGACACGCTTCCATGGCAATCTGCACACTAG CCCAATTACAGTGAAAAGTGATGAGGCGTCAAGAGACGAATCCACAACCAgcttggaggaggagatgagggaagtgacagacaaggaggaggaacagaagaaagaagaagggcaggaaggagaaaagcaagagagagacgaggaggaggaagtgttgGAGGAAGATGATAGCATGGAGTGGGAATTACGCAACACTgactctgtgttttctgaacTGTCAGAGCTGAGTCGAGATTATGTGGAGAGTGTAGACCGTGGAGCCAGTGTCAGAG gAAGTGGCGACCAGTTTGAGGAGATTGTTTCAAAGTACGAGGAACTGAAACACACCCA CGAGTTAGTGGATGCAGCCCGTAAAGCTCTGATATCTCGGGTGGAGGAGCTGACCAATGACCGTTCAGCTCTTCAAATGGAAGTGACTACTCTCCAAGAAACAGTCTCCCGATTAGAAAGCAGGatgaaggagatggaggaggaaactAAGAG ACTTCGGAAAGAGCTGGAAGTATTTCAATCTCAAGATCCTGAT GCCTCTCTACCCACATCCTTGCGCCGCTTCTCTCGTTCTGAAATGGCTCGTGTGGTCATGGAGAAGAACCAATACAAGGAGCGTCTTTTTGAGCTGCAGGAGGCATTTAGACGTAGTCAGGCTCTTCG TGCAACAAAAGAAGAGCGGATGACGGAGGAGAGAAGGTCAAGTGTTTGGAGAAA GTTCAACCGCTTGTTTGGCATATCAAAGGAGCCCTTGATCCCGCCGCCTGCTGCAGCATTTGCCCTGCCAACATCCCCAGCACTCAGTCGCTCTCCTCTGGGGTCTCCACAACTACGGGCTGTCGGTCAGACTCAGGCTGA TTCtgcttctcctgctgctctttCACCACGCGTCAGGAGGAGGGAGCTCTACAGAGAAATTCGCTCTCACATTTGGAGAACACTGGGAAAACGACAGATGCACGGCTGGAGCAtgccactgtcacacacacag GAATCCCAGGAACTTGCCCCTGAGCCCAAAGATGTGCCTGTCCTAATGCAGCTCAGACTGCTGGATCAGCGAGACTCCACAGCTAAG ctgcactgtgcTGTTGCAGTCACACCTGAGATCTCAGGAGAGGCCACG TGCTCTGTGTGGGTAGTTTCTGGCCCTGCCTCcagcagtgacatcacagtGATTGATCCAGCACGGTCCAATACAGTACTGGATCAGTTCAGCCTCCCCCccacctctcctgctctctgcaTCTGTGCCGTGCCTCCCATGG GTGACACGTCAGGAACAGTGTGGATTGGAACTCAGGAAGGAAG TGTGCTGGTACACTCAGCCTCCGCAGGCAGGAGGCGCTGTCTGCAGTCTGTTTCCCTAACAGAGGGTATTTATTCACTCAC GTATTCCCAGAGTCAAGTTATAGCTGGCTTAGCAGACGGGACATTAGCATTTTTCTCACACAACTCAG GTGGCTGGGATCTACAATCACACAAAGTAGTGGCCCTTGGATCAACGCCTTTGCAGCCCATTCGCTGTTGCCTTGCAAAAAGTGGCCGCTTGTGGGTGGGATACTGGAACCGGGTCCACGTGGTCAACCAAGAAAGCCAGAAAGTTGAG CAAACATTCTCAGTATCGGAGCGCAGTGAGCAGCAGGTGCGTTTCCTGTGTGCTGGTGGAAGTGGTGTTTGGACGTCCTGCAGGCTTGACCCAGTCCTCAGGTTATTTGACTGGGCCACAGGACGACCACTACAGGAAGTTGATTTTACCACTCTGGTCACTAAAACATTAG gcCCAGCCTTCCTCACACTTTCGACTCTTCAGATCTCCTCTCTCACAATCATCTCTGGGCGTCTGTGGGTGGGCACAGGAAGCGGTGCCATCTTCTCCATCCCTTTGTCTATAA CATCGGAGGCGGTTTCCATCCCATACTGCTCAATTGCATCAGCCCAGCTGTGTTACCATGGACACAGGCAATCTGTCAGATTCATCATTGCTGCACCTG ACTGTTTGAACACTTCGTctggcagcagcactgttacTACCTCTCAGCTCATCCTCAGTGGAGGTGAGGGCTACATCAACTTCCGAATCG GGGATGACGCAACTGACGTATCAGGAGAGTTACCACAATCAACACCTCAGCGGTCTGAACGCAGTCATATGATCATCTGGCAGAGTCCCACCCTCTTGGTGCCCAGCCCCGCCCTCTGA
- the LOC115373944 gene encoding transmembrane protein 100 encodes MTSKMETLDPSALPSSTSAVTYNPKTEIVTLPGGVVSVAGITVMTGGAELSCGSCMMAFGIWGTLVGLSLVAVGLWDQSNRSEGRTSQLLGLGWVILAISLGVVGSVAGFYLLTKRRRETTRRGREDGKEVLVEESVRVIKTVTV; translated from the coding sequence atgacaagtaaGATGGAAACACTGGATCCTTCTGCTTTGCCATCATCCACTTCTGCTGTGACCTACAACCCCAAGACTGAGATTGTGACCTTACCAGGAGGGGTCGTCTCGGTGGCGGGCATCACCGTGATGACCGGGGGCGCTGAGCTCTCCTGTGGGTCCTGCATGATGGCCTTTGGTATCTGGGGAACTCTTGTTGGCCTCAGTTTGGTGGCTGTAGGACTGTGGGACCAGTCAAATCGCTCTGAGGGAAGAACCTCACAGTTGCTGGGGTTGGGGTGGGTGATTCTAGCCATCAGCCTTGGGGTGGTGGGCAGTGTGGCAGGATTTTACCTCCTGacgaagaggagaagagagacgACAcgaagagggagggaagatggAAAGGAAGTTCTTGTGGAGGAGAGCGTGAGGGTCATCAAGACAGTTACTGTGTAA
- the rcvrn2 gene encoding recoverin 2, producing the protein MGNTTSSALSKEILEDLKLSTKFTETEICQWYENFQKQCPNGRISPEEFEQIYSRFFPDSDAKSYAQHVFRSFDTNDDGTLDFKEYIIALHMTSTGKTTRKLEWAFSLFDVDKNGYITKAEVTEICQAIFKLIPKEEQNRLPEDENTPEKRANKLWSFFEKKDNERLAEGEFIQGVIENENAMRLIHYGPINTKQ; encoded by the exons ATGGGAAATACCACAAGCAGCGCTCTATCAAAGGAGATCCTGGAGGACCTGAAGCTCAGCACCAAGTTCACTGAGACCGAGATTTGCCAGTGGTACGAGAACTTCCAGAAGCAGTGCCCAAATGGACGCATCAGTCCAGAGGAATTTGAGCAGATCTATAGCCGCTTCTTCCCAGACAGTGATGCCAAGAGCTACGCACAGCATGTGTTTCGCTCCTTTGACACCAATGACGATGGGACATTGGACTTCAAGGAGTACATCATTGCGCTGCACATGACCTCCACAGGGAAGACAACGAGGAAGCTGGAGTGGGCCTTCTCGCTGTTTGATGTGGACAAGAATGGATACATAACTAAGGCAGAAGTGACAGAGATCTGCCAG GCTATATTTAAGCTGATCCCCAAGGAGGAGCAGAACAGGCTACCAGAGGATGAGAATACACCCGAGAAGAGAGCCAACAAGCTGTGGTCTTTCtttgaaaagaaagacaatG AGCGATTGGCTGAAGGAGAGTTCATTCAAGGggtaattgaaaatgaaaatgctatGCGTCTTATCCACTATGGACCTATCAATACCAAACAATGA
- the LOC115374500 gene encoding germ cell-specific gene 1-like protein translates to MLEGMSRRSRSMLSLTLTTLALALSILALCTSYWCEGTHKVVKPLCLSPVKMKNCGQNNSEPYTTESPTQNPFNRTLSPARREELARIRQRQLANAVHYIWETGEDKYAFRYFHTGFWESCEKHSDGEKCRSFIELTPGETQGVLWLSVISEFTYIGLLGMGFLLMWLEVLCAHKEMHALKINAYAAICTVLSGLLGMVAHMMYTTVFQMTVIVGPKDWRPQTWDYGWSFALAWVSFSCCMGAAVVTLNSYTKTIIELRRKQRLRLEEARAATHAPSYDEVVPGGGLYSVSGLLQCPDGMIDVAWAADRSVVGVGNGDVPTLVLVGGCGPEGCEDCEREMDEMEEAMDRVDSPC, encoded by the exons ATGCTGGAGGGTATGTCCCGTCGCTCTCGCTCCATGCTCTCCCTGACCCTGACCACTCTGGCTCTGGCCCTCTCCATCCTGGCTCTCTGCACGTCCTACTGGTGTGAGGGCACCCACAAGGTGGTCaagcctctctgcctctcgcCTGTCAAAATGAAGAACTGTGGTCAGAACAACAGCGAGCCTTACACCACAG AGAGTCCCACTCAGAACCCCTTCAACCGCACCCTGTCTCCAGCCAGGAGGGAGGAGCTGGCCAGGATCAGACAAAGGCAGCTGGCCAACGCTGTTCACTACATCTGGGAGACGGGGGAAGACAAATATGCTTTCAGATACTTCCACACCGGCTTCTGGGAAAGCTGTGAGAAACACAGCGATG GTGAAAAGTGTCGCAGCTTTATAGAGTTAACCCCTGGAGAAACACAAG GTGTGCTCTGGCTATCAGTCATTTCAGAGTTTACATACATTGGTCTGCTGGGGATGGGTTTCTTATTGATGTGGCTGGAAGTGTTGTGCGCCCATAAGGAGATGCATGCACTAAAAATCAATGCCTATGCAGCTATCTGTACTGTGCTATCAG GTCTTCTTGGGATGGTAGCCCATATGATGTACACCACTGTTTTCCAGATGACAGTTATTGTGGGGCCCAAAGACTGGAGGCCTCAGACTTGGGACTATGGCTGGTCATTTGC TCTTGCCTGGGtgtccttcagctgctgcatgGGGGCTGCAGTGGTCACCCTCAACTCCTACACAAAGACCATCATCGAGCTCCGTCGTAAACAGAGGCTCCGTTTGGAGGAGGCTCGAGCCGCCACTCACGCTCCTTCCTATGATGAGGTTGTCCCAGGGGGTGGGCTTTACTCTGTCAGCGGCTTGCTGCAGTGTCCAGACGGCATGATTGATGTAGCATGGGCCGCGGATCGAAGTGTGGTTGGAGTGGGAAATGGGGATGTACCAACGCTGGTTCTAGTAGGGGGCTGTGGGCCGGAGGGGTGTGAggactgtgagagagagatggatgagatGGAGGAGGCCATGGACCGCGTTGATTCACCCTGTTAG
- the atg12 gene encoding ubiquitin-like protein ATG12, with the protein MSDNAESPTETQKDESTASQPPQDDSTTNEEKKKIDVLLKAVGDTPIMKTKKWAVERGRTVQSLAQFIARFLKLDASEQLFIYVNQSFAPSPDQEVGVLFECFGSDGKLVLHYCKSQAWG; encoded by the exons ATGTCTGACAATGCAGAGTCcccaacagaaacacaaaaagacgAATCTACGGCATCGCAACCGCCACAAGATGACTCGACGACAAacgaagagaagaagaaaa TTGATGTGCTGCTGAAGGCGGTGGGAGACACTCCGATCATGAAGACCAAGAAATGGGccgtggagagagggaggaccgTGCAGTCCCTCGCTCAGTTCATCGCTCGCTTCTTGAAGCTTGATGCGAGTGAGCAACTG tttaTATATGTGAACCAGTCTTTTGCCCCCTCACCTGATCAAGAAGTAGGCGTCCTCTTTGAA tgTTTTGGCAGTGATGGCAAGCTGGTTCTACATTATTGTAAATCCCAAGCCTGGGGTTAA
- the isoc2 gene encoding isochorismatase domain-containing protein 2, protein MAGIGRLSTKGAVLLLCDMQEKFRPNIFQFTNIVSNAARLLQASRALGIPPILTEQYPKGLGPTVPELGAGDLKAHTKTRFSMLTDGVLNELQALGNPKQAILCGIEAQACIACTTFDLIEKGIEVHIVADAVSSRSQTDRLFALSRLKQSGAFLTTTEAVLLQLVQDAKHPNFKEIQKLLAHPSPDTGLLAFFSSL, encoded by the exons A tggcaGGCATCGGCAGGCTCTCCACTAAAGGCGCAGTGCTCCTGCTGTGTGACATGCAGGAGAAGTTCAGACCCAACATCTTCCAGTTCACCAACATCGTCAGCAACGCGGCCAGATTGCTCCAG GCCAGTCGTGCCCTGGGCATCCCCCCCATTTTGACAGAGCAGTACCCTAAAGGCTTGGGTCCCACAGTGCCAGAGCTGGGAGCAGGGGACCTGAAAGCCCACACTAAGACCAGGTTCAGCATGCTGACAGATGGGGTGTTGAACGAGCTGCAGGCCCTGGGGAACCCCAAGCAGGCTATCCTGTGTGGGATAGAGGCGCAGGCCTGCATCGCG TGCACAACCTTTGACCTGATCGAAAAGGGAATAGAGGTCCACATTGTGGCCGACGCCGTCTCATCTAGAAG CCAGACCGACCGGCTGTTTGCTTTGTCCCGGCTGAAGCAGAGTGGAGCTTTCCTCACCACCACAGaggctgttctgctgcagctcGTCCAAGACGCCAAACACCCCAACTTTAAGGAG atCCAGAAGCTTTTGGCCCACCCGTCCCCTGACACTGGCCTCCTTGCCTTCTTCAGCTCCCTGTAG